ATCCGCATTTGCAATGGTTTTGTATTCTTCAACTTGTGTGAATTTATGTGCAATTTTCAGAATCTTATCACGCTGTTTTTCAATATCAATTCCAACAGTTTTATTATCAGAAACAATAATACCAGAAAAAGTAAAAGAATGTGTGATAGAAATATGCTTTCCGTCTTTTAAATGCGGTTTTCCAAATTCATCATAAACTAAATCAGCATCAGAATAACCAGCTTCTTTTAGTAAATGACGTACACTCAAAAAACCTCTTTGGTGTAGTTCAGATTTCATACTATCTAAACGAATCTGGCTTTTATCAGAAAGTAAAACGTTCGTGTTTAAAACATTAAAAGATTCTTCAATCTTCCAGATTAGAACTTTCGTTTTTTCATCAATCGTTAAACTTTTGTAAAGAGGCATACTTTTTTAAAATGGATGTCGTAACTTTGCAGTTCGAAAAAATTAGAATATAAATATACATAATTATGAGTAAAGATACAGCTTACGTACCTTTCAAAGTTAAAGATATTTCTTTAGCTGATTGGGGAAGAAAAGA
The window above is part of the Polaribacter sp. SA4-12 genome. Proteins encoded here:
- a CDS encoding 4'-phosphopantetheinyl transferase family protein; protein product: MPLYKSLTIDEKTKVLIWKIEESFNVLNTNVLLSDKSQIRLDSMKSELHQRGFLSVRHLLKEAGYSDADLVYDEFGKPHLKDGKHISITHSFTFSGIIVSDNKTVGIDIEKQRDKILKIAHKFTQVEEYKTIANADALISKLTIVWGAKESLYKIYGKKKLHFIDHIYIEDFSFEDEKTTGEIRYNGDTLPYNIHFLEFEGFTCTYAY